The segment TGTATATTATGGCAGTATTATCAATTTTTATTATTACAGCATTTGTAATTTTTTCTTCAAAAAATATTTTTAAAAAAATTATCAATAAACTGAAAAAAATTAAATTCATTTCAAAATTTTTTGAGCCATTATTAGATTCGTACGATGTTATACATCAATCCACACGCGGAAAAATTTCCTTAATCTCAATCTTTTTATCCATTTCTCATTGGATAGTAATTTCAATTTCTGTATATTTCATTTTATTGGCATATGATATTACAAATATTGGAATATTGGAAATAATTCCAATATATTTATCATCTGTAGTGGTTGGTGCAGTTTCTTTTATTCCGGGTGGATTGGGAGTTACAGAAGGAAGTTTAGCAGGATTTCTAAATTTATTTATCAATGATATTTCGATTGCGTTGTCACTATCAATAATTATTAGAATTTTTACATTATGGGTAAGTGTTATGGTTGGCTTCATCTTTTTAAAATTTGTTAGTGATGTGTTTTATTCAAAAAATAATCATAAAACTGATATTAAATAATCTATTTTAGAAATATCAATCCTAAGCAAGTTTTTTAATACACATCAAGGATGTTTTTCTATGTTTAAAGGAAAAAAAAT is part of the Candidatus Nitrosopelagicus brevis genome and harbors:
- a CDS encoding lysylphosphatidylglycerol synthase transmembrane domain-containing protein, whose protein sequence is MNKNIRLILIGIVCSIIFYSFIIFVTDFSKIQEQLLNFKIEYLPIILSLIFSGMLLVFLRWHLLLKNLGFNLPIKSNLVTFLSTLALGMTPVRAGDLFRSEILKNRHDLPRTKTAPLVIVERFYDILGAVIVASACISFFEPALYIMAVLSIFIITAFVIFSSKNIFKKIINKLKKIKFISKFFEPLLDSYDVIHQSTRGKISLISIFLSISHWIVISISVYFILLAYDITNIGILEIIPIYLSSVVVGAVSFIPGGLGVTEGSLAGFLNLFINDISIALSLSIIIRIFTLWVSVMVGFIFLKFVSDVFYSKNNHKTDIK